The proteins below come from a single Tigriopus californicus strain San Diego chromosome 3, Tcal_SD_v2.1, whole genome shotgun sequence genomic window:
- the LOC131877719 gene encoding small ribosomal subunit protein mS22-like codes for MWRSLFNGIRVSQWRGSHIASNRWSSHSAVHPEPPPPSSRPTKASLFFAQEVQKELTFLTGLDFERVFRKAKAGQAITAPQYRFVTDAELAKMYEEAKQKAHARLQMPPVMDERLPSNRLLEHDVGIAGYSAARIVFTDITFGVHDRERLVVVREPDGRLREAEGEERDRVNQIYFPKEGRKLASPVLFEPENLETVLRITLEEITSQPEGYTRLLDHNCLQFEPDHPTFIQTAETVYDHINAHAQYDALHSTRHFGPMVFHLVWNCRCDDLLVHFLEKDKVEEVESLLNLYSRFHPESATASASTELSGPDRLRVFIEKDAKKGPKIHSVLEKMSEKMKQNNTESSP; via the coding sequence ATGTGGCGGTCCTTGTTCAATGGGATACGTGTAAGCCAATGGCGTGGGTCCCACATAGCCTCGAATCGTTGGAGCTCTCACTCTGCGGTTCATCCTGAGCCACCCCCACCCTCATCGCGTCCAACCAAGGCGTCTCTTTTCTTCGCACAAGAAGTCCAGAAAGAGCTGACCTTTCTTACCGGATTGGACTTTGAGCGGGTGTTTCGGAAGGCCAAAGCCGGTCAGGCCATCACCGCGCCCCAATATCGCTTTGTGACCGACGCAGAGCTAGCCAAGATGTATGAGGAGGCCAAGCAGAAGGCGCACGCGCGCCTGCAAATGCCGCCGGTCATGGATGAGCGCCTGCCCAGCAATCGCCTACTCGAGCATGACGTTGGTATAGCCGGCTACAGCGCAGCGCGCATCGTCTTCACTGACATAACCTTTGGCGTGCACGATCGTGAGCGATTGGTGGTAGTGCGGGAGCCTGATGGGCGCTTACGCGAGGCCGAGGGCGAGGAGCGCGATCGGGTCAATCAGATCTATTTCCCCAAGGAGGGGCGCAAGTTAGCCTCGCCAGTTTTGTTTGAACCAGAAAACCTGGAAACAGTGTTAAGGATAACGTTAGAAGAGATCACGAGTCAGCCTGAGGGCTATACCCGTCTTTTGGATCATAATTGCTTACAATTTGAACCTGATCATCCGACGTTTATTCAGACGGCTGAGACCGTTTATGACCACATCAATGCCCACGCTCAATATGATGCCTTGCACTCCACCCGTCACTTTGGACCCATGGTATTTCATTTGGTGTGGAACTGCCGTTGCGATGATTTGTTGGTTCACTTCCTCGAGAAAGACAAAGTGGAGGAAGTTGAATCGCTTTTGAATCTTTACTCACGGTTTCATCCGGAGTCTGCGACAGCTTCTGCCTCGACTGAGCTCTCTGGTCCGGACCGACTTCGAGTCTTCATTGAGAAAGACGCGAAGAAAGGGCCAAAGATACATTCTGTTTTGGAAAAGATGtcggaaaaaatgaaacaaaacaacacTGAAAGCAGTCCATGA